The following coding sequences lie in one Chanos chanos chromosome 4, fChaCha1.1, whole genome shotgun sequence genomic window:
- the stmn4 gene encoding stathmin-4 yields MTLAAYRDKVKELPLVSLLCSCLQTEATEKPTYKAEDAVDLNWCVIKDVEVKELNKRASGQAFEVILKPPSFDGVPELNSTMPQRKDPSLEEIQKKLEAAEERRKFQEAELLKHLAEKREHEREVIQKAFEENNNFIKMAKEKLEQKMEANKENREALLAAMLERLQEKDKHAEEVRKNKELKEEACR; encoded by the exons ATGACTCTGGCAG CATATAGAGACAAGGTCAAAGAGCTCCCCCTAGTGTCACTACTTTGTTCCTGCCTGCAAACAGAGGCTACGGAGAAACCCACGTACAAGGCAGAAG ATGCTGTGGATCTCAACTGGTGCGTGATTAAGGATGTGGAGGTTAAAGAGCTGAATAAACGGGCATCTGGGCAGGCTTTTGAGGTCATCCTTAAACCACCCTCTTTTGATGGAGTGCCTGAACTAAACAGCACCATGCCCCAGAGAAAGGACCCATCTCTGGAGGAGATACAGAAGAAGCTGGAAGCTgctgaggagagaaggaag TTCCAGGAGGCGGAACTGCTCAAGCACCTGGCTGAGAAAAgggagcatgagagagaggtcATCCAAAAGGCCTTTGAGGagaacaacaacttcatcaagATGGCTAAAGAAAAACTGGAGCAGAAAATGGAGGCCAACAAAGAAAACCGAGAGGCTTTGCTGGCAGCCATGCTGGAGAGGCTTCAGGAGAAG gACAAACACGCAGAAGAGGTAAGAAAGAACAAGGAACTTAAAGAGGAGGCTTGCCGATAG
- the il17a/f3 gene encoding interleukin 17a/f3 — translation MLLEVDCVSAKKRGDKWPTSPKSSRKKVKLVLDPSLISSPSPLSPSPNMSLSPWTYEYTYDESRFPSRIYEARCGKTGCLTTDGFEDLGLQSEPILYQILVLKRVKPKRGKKAFYRLESKTIKVGCTCVRPRVIPQM, via the exons ATGTTGCTGGAAGTGGACTGTGTCTctgcaaagaaaagaggagacaaGTGGCCGACCAGTCCAAAATCATCCAGAAAGAAAGTCAAGCTCGTCCTTGACCCCTCTCTCATAAGTTccccatctcctctctctccatctccaaacaTGTCGTTGTCACCGTGGACTTACGA GTACACTTACGACGAGTCCAGGTTTCCTAGTCGAATCTATGAGGCAAGATGTGGAAAGACCGGCTGTTTGACTACAGATGGATTTGAAGACTTGGGACTGCAGTCCGAACCCATCTTGTATCAGATTCTTGTCCTGAAGAGAGTGAAgccaaagagagggaagaaagccTTCTACCGACTGGAGAGTAAGACCATCAAAGTGGGCTGCACCTGTGTCCGGCCCAGAGTCATCCCACAGATGTAA